Proteins encoded together in one Microcaecilia unicolor chromosome 3, aMicUni1.1, whole genome shotgun sequence window:
- the LOC115466264 gene encoding RING finger protein 39-like, whose amino-acid sequence MATTGPIRELQEETLCPSCSHYFDDPVTLDCDHSYCRACINRHWREAKGAIAALAGPSVAFSCPRCGRASEKKNLRTNVQLSVMVRIAKNLNFAPVDGREPRPRVRPRPATRSVAYNHGEKECH is encoded by the exons ATGGCCACCACAGGCCCCATTCGTGAGCTGCAGGAGGAGACTCTCTGCCCTTCTTGTTCCCACTACTTTGACGACCCTGTGACCCTGGACTGTGACCACAGCTACTGCCGGGCCTGCATCAACCGGCACTGGAGAGAAGCCAAGGGGGCGATTGCGGCTCTGGCTGGTCCCAGTGTGGCATTTTCATGCCCCCGCTGTGGGCGCGCTTCCGAGAAGAAGAACCTGAGGACCAACGTCCAGCTGTCTGTCATGGTCCGCATTGCCAAAAACCTGAACTTTGCCCCTGTTGACGGGCGCGAACCACGGCCACGAGTTCGACCTCGACCTGCCACACGGTCCGTGGCATATAACCATGGGGAGAAG GAATGTCACTGA